One stretch of Cedecea neteri DNA includes these proteins:
- a CDS encoding nitrous oxide-stimulated promoter family protein → MSGKRLQREKQTIAKMLTLYERQNPSASAGPGHYQRLYEYAAKRLERCAFGEEKPACKHCPIHCYQPAKREEMKQVMRWAGPRMLFHHPILTMLHLIDDRRPVPPLPEKFQRKK, encoded by the coding sequence ATGTCCGGAAAACGTCTTCAGCGCGAGAAGCAAACCATCGCTAAAATGCTCACTCTCTATGAGCGCCAGAATCCCTCCGCCAGCGCCGGGCCAGGCCACTACCAGCGGCTTTATGAGTATGCCGCCAAAAGGCTGGAACGCTGCGCCTTTGGCGAAGAAAAACCCGCCTGCAAGCATTGCCCAATCCACTGCTATCAGCCTGCAAAACGTGAAGAGATGAAGCAGGTGATGCGCTGGGCTGGCCCACGAATGCTGTTTCATCATCCGATTCTGACCATGCTTCATTTGATTGACGACCGCCGTCCGGTGCCGCCGTTACCTGAGAAATTCCAGCGTAAAAAATAG
- the chbG gene encoding chitin disaccharide deacetylase, with amino-acid sequence MDRLLIINADDFGLSKAQNYGIIEAFHHGVVTSTTALVNAEAIKHAAGLCARYPGLGVGMHFVLTLGQPLTGMPVLTRGTGVLGKGIWEMAEQGRLDLDEIGRELESQYQRFIDIFGIEPTHLDSHHHVHMIPEIFPIVAAFAKAKGIPLRVDRDAAARDNISLTGVRSTQGFTSEFYGDAISASLLLESVDASAQRQEASLEVMCHPSFVDNTLLKSNYCYPRLAELEVLTSAALKYALAERGYRLGTFRDL; translated from the coding sequence ATGGACCGCTTACTGATTATTAATGCCGATGACTTTGGCCTGAGCAAGGCGCAAAACTACGGCATTATCGAAGCGTTTCACCACGGTGTGGTGACGTCGACCACCGCGCTGGTTAATGCCGAAGCCATTAAACACGCCGCCGGGCTGTGCGCTCGTTATCCGGGTCTGGGCGTAGGCATGCACTTCGTGTTGACGCTTGGCCAGCCGCTGACCGGGATGCCGGTGCTGACTCGTGGGACCGGCGTGCTGGGCAAAGGGATCTGGGAAATGGCGGAACAGGGTCGGCTGGACCTGGACGAGATCGGGCGCGAGCTTGAAAGCCAGTATCAGCGCTTTATTGATATTTTTGGCATTGAGCCAACCCACCTTGATAGCCACCATCACGTGCACATGATCCCGGAAATTTTCCCTATCGTGGCCGCGTTTGCTAAGGCGAAAGGGATCCCGCTACGCGTGGATCGCGATGCCGCTGCCCGGGACAACATTTCGCTGACCGGCGTGCGTTCTACCCAAGGGTTTACCAGCGAGTTTTACGGTGATGCGATATCTGCAAGCCTGCTGCTGGAGAGCGTGGATGCTTCCGCGCAGCGCCAGGAAGCCTCGCTTGAGGTGATGTGCCACCCGTCATTTGTGGATAATACGCTGCTGAAAAGCAACTACTGCTACCCGCGTCTGGCGGAGTTGGAGGTGCTGACTTCTGCGGCGCTGAAGTACGCTCTTGCCGAACGAGGCTACCGTCTGGGCACCTTCCGCGACCTCTAA
- a CDS encoding 6-phospho-beta-glucosidase: MTKKLKVVTIGGGSSYTPELLEGFIKRYHELPITELWLVDVEAGKEKQDIIFNLCQRMIEHAGVPMTVHKSLDRREALKDADFVTTQLRVGQLKARELDERIPLSHGYLGQETNGAGGLFKGLRTIPVIFDIIKDVQEICPDAWVINFTNPAGMVTEAVFRHTNFKKFIGVCNIPVGMKMFITDVLKLTPEDDLGIDLFGLNHMVFIKDVLVNGESRFAELLDGVASGKLSANSVKNIFDMPFSEGLIRSLNLLPCSYLLYYFKQKEMLAIEMGEFYKGGARASVVQKVEKQLFELYKDPNLDVKPKELELRGGAYYSDAACEVISAIYNDKQTEHYVNIPHHGHVDNIPADWAIETTSIIGRDGARPHPRVTHFDEKVMGLIHTIKGFEVAASQAALSGEFNDVLLALNLSPLIHSDKDAEVIAKEMLLAHKAYLPNFAKAIEKLA, translated from the coding sequence ATGACTAAGAAATTAAAAGTTGTTACTATCGGTGGCGGCAGCAGCTATACCCCAGAATTACTCGAAGGCTTTATTAAGCGCTACCACGAATTACCGATCACCGAACTTTGGCTGGTGGATGTCGAAGCCGGGAAAGAGAAGCAGGATATTATTTTCAATCTTTGCCAGCGCATGATTGAGCACGCCGGTGTGCCGATGACGGTACACAAGAGCCTCGACCGCCGCGAAGCGCTGAAAGATGCAGATTTCGTGACCACCCAGCTGCGCGTTGGCCAGCTGAAAGCGCGTGAGCTGGATGAGCGTATTCCGCTGAGCCACGGCTATCTCGGCCAGGAAACCAACGGTGCGGGCGGCCTGTTCAAAGGGCTGCGTACCATTCCGGTCATTTTCGACATCATCAAAGACGTGCAGGAAATCTGCCCGGATGCGTGGGTTATCAACTTCACCAACCCGGCCGGTATGGTGACCGAGGCGGTATTCCGCCATACCAACTTCAAAAAATTCATCGGCGTGTGCAACATTCCTGTTGGCATGAAGATGTTTATTACCGACGTCCTGAAGCTGACCCCGGAAGATGACCTGGGCATCGATCTCTTCGGCCTGAACCACATGGTGTTCATTAAAGACGTGCTGGTGAACGGTGAATCTCGCTTTGCCGAACTGCTGGACGGCGTAGCCAGCGGCAAGCTGAGCGCGAACTCGGTGAAAAACATCTTCGATATGCCGTTTAGCGAAGGGCTGATTCGTTCCCTGAACCTGCTGCCGTGCTCCTACCTGCTGTACTACTTCAAGCAGAAAGAGATGCTGGCTATCGAAATGGGCGAGTTCTACAAGGGCGGGGCGCGCGCCTCCGTGGTACAGAAGGTCGAAAAACAGCTGTTTGAGCTGTACAAAGACCCGAATCTTGACGTGAAGCCGAAAGAGCTGGAGTTGCGCGGCGGGGCTTACTACTCTGACGCGGCGTGCGAAGTGATCAGCGCTATCTACAATGATAAGCAGACCGAGCACTATGTGAATATTCCGCACCACGGCCACGTGGACAACATTCCGGCCGACTGGGCAATCGAGACGACCAGCATCATCGGTCGCGATGGTGCCAGACCGCACCCGCGTGTGACCCATTTTGACGAGAAAGTGATGGGGCTTATCCACACCATCAAAGGCTTCGAAGTGGCCGCGAGCCAGGCCGCGCTGAGCGGTGAATTTAACGATGTGCTGCTGGCGCTGAACCTGAGCCCGCTTATCCATTCCGACAAGGATGCTGAGGTGATTGCCAAAGAGATGCTGCTTGCCCATAAAGCGTATCTGCCAAACTTTGCCAAAGCCATCGAAAAACTGGCTTAA
- the chbR gene encoding transcriptional regulator ChbR, which yields MQPEIDNMEINIVRESQLFNGKCFHAFIYTKEESVSGLHQHDYYEFTIVLTGRYYQEINGKRVLMERGDFVFIPVGSHHQSFYEFGATRLFNVGISQQFFEQHYMPLLPSHLVASQVYQIKDEFLTFMESVIASFNFREGEFNEFLEMVSFYVVNRLRHYRESENQDDIPLWLKSTVEGMHDKMRFGDKALLNMVALSGKSQEYLTRATQRYYGKTPMQIINEIRINFAKKQLEITNASVTDIAFESGYSSPSMFIKNFKKVTSFTPNSYRKKLYSIN from the coding sequence ATGCAGCCAGAGATAGACAATATGGAAATCAACATTGTTCGTGAAAGCCAGCTGTTTAACGGCAAGTGTTTCCATGCGTTTATCTACACCAAAGAAGAGAGCGTGAGCGGGCTGCATCAGCATGACTACTACGAATTTACCATTGTTTTGACCGGGCGCTATTACCAGGAAATTAACGGTAAGCGTGTGCTGATGGAGCGAGGCGATTTTGTCTTTATTCCCGTCGGTTCCCACCATCAGAGTTTTTACGAGTTTGGTGCGACCCGGTTGTTTAACGTAGGTATCAGCCAGCAGTTCTTTGAGCAGCATTATATGCCGCTGCTGCCGTCCCATCTGGTGGCCTCTCAGGTGTATCAGATTAAGGATGAATTCCTGACGTTTATGGAGTCGGTGATTGCCTCGTTTAATTTCCGCGAAGGGGAATTTAACGAGTTTCTCGAAATGGTGAGCTTTTATGTCGTGAATCGACTGCGCCATTATCGTGAGTCGGAAAATCAGGATGATATTCCGCTGTGGTTAAAATCCACCGTTGAAGGGATGCATGACAAAATGCGCTTTGGCGATAAGGCCTTATTAAACATGGTCGCGCTTTCGGGTAAGTCGCAGGAATATTTAACGCGCGCCACGCAGCGCTATTATGGCAAGACGCCGATGCAGATTATTAATGAAATCCGCATCAATTTTGCCAAGAAACAGCTGGAAATCACTAACGCTTCGGTAACCGATATTGCCTTCGAATCCGGTTATAGCAGCCCCAGCATGTTTATTAAGAACTTTAAGAAAGTGACTTCTTTCACGCCAAACAGTTATCGGAAGAAATTGTACAGCATTAATTAA
- the chbA gene encoding PTS N,N'-diacetylchitobiose transporter subunit IIA: MFDLDNVVETEVEVDDLEEVVMGLIINSGQARSLAYGALKKAKQGDFAGAKEMMDQSRTALNEAHLVQTKLIEGDQGEGKTKVSLVLVHAQDHLMTSMLARELVTELIELHEKMDK; encoded by the coding sequence ATGTTTGATTTAGACAACGTCGTTGAAACTGAAGTAGAAGTGGACGATCTCGAAGAAGTGGTGATGGGCTTAATCATCAACTCTGGACAGGCCCGTAGCCTGGCTTACGGTGCGCTGAAAAAGGCCAAGCAGGGTGACTTCGCCGGGGCTAAAGAGATGATGGATCAGTCCCGGACCGCGCTGAACGAAGCGCATCTGGTGCAGACTAAGCTGATTGAAGGCGACCAGGGCGAAGGCAAAACCAAAGTCAGCCTGGTGCTGGTACACGCTCAGGACCACCTGATGACCTCGATGCTGGCTCGCGAGCTGGTGACCGAGCTGATTGAATTACACGAGAAAATGGACAAGTAG